The following proteins are co-located in the Pedobacter sp. FW305-3-2-15-E-R2A2 genome:
- a CDS encoding YceI family protein, giving the protein MKKVFLFLVAISISVASFAQTKWTVDPMHSFVNFSVRHMGISFVDGSFNKFDGAVEAAKADLTDAKINFTVDVNSVDTRVEPRDNHLKTDDFFNAEKYPQMTFESTSFKKLKGNNYELNGKLTIRDVTKDVKFNVVFGGTTKDQQGNTKAGFSANTTINRLDYNIKFDPTGMGVGKDIKISLNLEFAQAK; this is encoded by the coding sequence ATGAAAAAGGTATTTTTATTCCTGGTTGCCATTTCAATCAGCGTTGCGTCTTTCGCACAAACCAAATGGACGGTTGATCCAATGCACTCTTTCGTGAATTTCTCCGTAAGACACATGGGAATCTCTTTTGTAGACGGTTCATTTAATAAATTCGATGGTGCTGTAGAAGCAGCCAAAGCAGACTTAACAGATGCTAAAATTAATTTTACAGTTGACGTAAACAGTGTGGATACGCGTGTAGAGCCTCGTGACAACCATTTGAAAACAGACGATTTCTTCAATGCTGAAAAGTATCCACAAATGACTTTTGAAAGCACTTCTTTCAAAAAACTGAAAGGGAATAACTATGAGCTGAACGGAAAGCTGACCATTCGTGATGTAACAAAAGATGTGAAGTTCAATGTTGTTTTTGGTGGAACGACCAAAGACCAGCAAGGAAATACCAAAGCTGGATTTTCTGCAAATACAACCATCAATCGCTTGGATTATAACATCAAGTTTGATCCAACAGGTATGGGGGTAGGTAAAGACATTAAAATTTCTTTAAATCTTGAATTTGCCCAGGCAAAATAA
- the ygiD gene encoding 4,5-DOPA dioxygenase extradiol: protein MSNLTQFKTFSQNLPVQDHLMPVLFIGHGSPMNGIEDNEFSAQWVAMAKHIPVPTAVIVVSAHWFTKGTHITAMDFPKTIHDFGGFPKALFDVEYPAPGNVELALETKKLIHTAEVGLDHDWGLDHGAWTVVRHMYPEANIPVLQLSIDYTKDARYHYDLAKELYDLRKKGVLILGSGNMVHNLRMMSWEMINGGGYDWALEINDKFKSLILNNQHQPLMAYQSLGKEAMLAIPTPEHYLPLMYTLGLKNDGEAVSLFNDKAVGGSLTMTSVRIG, encoded by the coding sequence ATGTCAAACTTAACTCAATTCAAGACCTTTAGTCAGAATTTGCCGGTTCAGGATCATTTAATGCCTGTTTTGTTTATTGGTCATGGTTCACCTATGAACGGGATTGAAGACAATGAATTCAGTGCGCAATGGGTAGCAATGGCCAAACATATTCCGGTTCCTACAGCAGTCATCGTTGTTTCTGCACATTGGTTTACCAAAGGAACACACATTACAGCAATGGATTTTCCGAAAACTATTCATGATTTCGGCGGTTTTCCAAAGGCTTTATTTGATGTGGAATACCCAGCGCCCGGAAATGTTGAATTGGCATTGGAAACGAAAAAACTGATCCATACTGCTGAGGTAGGTTTAGATCACGATTGGGGGTTGGATCATGGTGCATGGACAGTAGTAAGGCATATGTATCCTGAGGCCAACATTCCTGTACTTCAGCTGAGCATAGATTATACAAAAGATGCCAGGTATCACTATGACCTTGCAAAAGAGCTTTATGACCTGAGAAAAAAAGGAGTATTGATCCTTGGAAGTGGAAATATGGTCCATAATCTCAGGATGATGAGCTGGGAGATGATCAATGGAGGTGGTTATGACTGGGCATTGGAAATCAATGATAAATTTAAATCATTGATCTTAAATAACCAGCATCAGCCTTTAATGGCTTACCAGAGTTTAGGAAAAGAAGCCATGCTGGCGATTCCAACCCCGGAGCATTACCTGCCCCTGATGTATACGTTGGGGCTGAAAAATGACGGAGAAGCCGTTTCTCTTTTTAATGATAAGGCGGTAGGTGGTTCATTAACAATGACTTCTGTTAGGATCGGTTAA
- a CDS encoding aldehyde dehydrogenase family protein, with protein sequence MIQTINSVFKAQQAHKYTLRNSNATQRINKLSALKSSIEKHEKDIYTALQNDLRKSEFESAVTEVIFIYSEIDFAIKNLSGWMEPQKVGKTITGLMATNRIYYEPKGLCLIISPWNYPFQLMMAPLVSAIAAGNCAILKPSELSSETSSIICRIIDDCFTEEEVCCFEGDASLSAILLSLPFDHIFFTGSTAIGKVVMEAAAKNLSSVTLELGGKSPTIIDDTADLEQAAAKIAWGKLTNAGQTCIAPDYILIPKTRQDSFIEHYKNAVTRMFFLADGELDLSSYAKIINKKHFERIEGLIEDALSKGASIPFGGKKKPSIQTIYPAVLTGLSEDSEIMKEEIFGPVLPIITYHTIEEAIHVVNRMSKPLALYIFSKNKKNIHQIIKNTSAGGTCVNDVLIHISNPKLPFGGVNASGMGSCHGQFGFKTFSHERAVVFQSRLDMSKLIYPPYEKKGWVLKWLRKLM encoded by the coding sequence AAAAGCATGAAAAGGACATTTATACGGCCCTACAGAACGACTTGCGTAAAAGTGAGTTTGAATCTGCAGTAACGGAAGTGATTTTTATCTATAGCGAGATTGATTTCGCCATAAAAAACCTGAGTGGCTGGATGGAGCCTCAGAAGGTAGGAAAGACCATTACAGGCTTGATGGCAACCAACAGAATTTATTATGAACCAAAAGGGCTTTGCCTGATTATTTCTCCCTGGAATTATCCCTTTCAGCTCATGATGGCCCCCTTGGTTTCGGCCATTGCTGCGGGAAACTGTGCCATCCTTAAACCTTCAGAATTAAGCTCAGAAACCAGTTCTATTATTTGCAGAATCATTGACGACTGCTTCACAGAGGAAGAAGTTTGTTGTTTTGAGGGCGATGCATCACTCTCCGCCATTCTTTTGAGCCTTCCATTTGACCATATCTTTTTCACCGGAAGTACGGCAATCGGCAAGGTCGTGATGGAAGCCGCGGCAAAAAACCTGAGTTCTGTCACCCTGGAACTCGGCGGAAAATCGCCTACCATCATTGATGATACTGCTGATCTGGAACAGGCTGCCGCGAAGATCGCCTGGGGAAAGCTGACCAATGCAGGTCAAACCTGTATCGCCCCTGATTATATCTTAATTCCTAAAACCAGGCAAGATTCCTTTATTGAGCACTATAAAAATGCCGTTACCCGGATGTTTTTCCTCGCAGATGGCGAGCTTGATCTATCGAGTTATGCAAAGATCATCAATAAAAAACATTTTGAAAGGATTGAGGGCCTGATTGAAGATGCTTTAAGCAAGGGAGCTTCTATTCCTTTCGGGGGTAAGAAAAAACCTTCTATTCAGACCATATATCCAGCAGTACTCACCGGACTTTCAGAAGATTCAGAGATCATGAAAGAAGAAATTTTCGGTCCTGTATTGCCCATCATCACCTATCATACGATAGAAGAGGCGATTCATGTTGTGAACAGGATGAGCAAACCTCTGGCCCTTTACATCTTCAGCAAGAACAAAAAGAATATTCATCAGATCATAAAAAATACCAGTGCAGGTGGAACATGTGTGAACGATGTGCTCATCCACATCAGCAATCCAAAATTACCTTTTGGCGGCGTAAATGCAAGCGGAATGGGAAGCTGTCATGGGCAATTTGGATTCAAAACCTTTTCTCACGAAAGAGCTGTTGTTTTTCAATCCAGACTGGATATGAGCAAGTTAATTTATCCACCTTATGAAAAGAAAGGCTGGGTATTAAAATGGCTGAGAAAACTCATGTGA